The following DNA comes from Sediminitomix flava.
TCGTCAGCAGCTGCGTGAGCTACTGCCAAAGATACACCCAAGATAGCGTTAGCACCCAATTTAGATTTGTTTGGTGTACCGTCTAAGGCGATCATTGTTTTGTCAATAAGGTTTTGATCAGTCACTTCCATACCTACTAGAGCTGGAGCGATTACCTCATTTACATTTTTCACAGCGTTCAAAACACCTTTACCCAAGTAAACTGCTTTGTCATTATCTCTAAGCTCAACAGCTTCGTGCTCTCCAGTAGAAGCACCTGATGGTACTGCAGCTCTACCAAAGCCACCAATTTCAGTAGTTACATCTACTTCAATTGTAGGGTTACCTCTTGAATCAAGGATTTGTCTTGCGTGAATTTCAGTAATGATACTCATTTCAGAATATTAATATAGTTAATGAATGATGTGTTCGAGAACGAGTCCAAAGATAAAAGAAAGCCCTAGTCAAAAAATATGACTTAAATCAGTAAGACTTAGAGAGATTTTATTGCTTTCCTACATGACATCGTTCATAACACACTACTATTATTTTGATTTTACTCATAATCAAATTAATAACCCTTTCTGAGCCTGTTTAAATCCCGATTGGCTTTTTTAAATCTTTATGATTCCTTCAGAAATTTTTGTGTAAACTTTCTGAAAATTCAATATTCCCTTTGTGTGAAGTCTGATTTTTTCGCCTTTCGTTTCTAAAAAGCCTTCATTTTCCAAATATTTTAGAGGTGTAGGATCAACGCTAAATCCAGTATTTTCAAAAAATAATGAAAGATCAAGTTGCATACTTTCCAGAATACCTTTCAATCGTTCTTGTGCTAGCTTCAAATCATCTGTCACTTCTTTAACCATCATAGATGGAAAAAGACCTTCATTTACTTTTTCTCTAAAAGAGGCTAAATCGGGAGCATTGAAGCAGCGAAAATTTCCAATCTTTCCCCCTGCCCCACTTCCTAGAGGAATCATATCTCTATTTCCATAAGGAGTTCGAGTATATCTACATTCTTTTCCGTCTTTAGCGTAATTCTTGGTATTCCAATGTACATACCCTCCTTTCACGGCAGTTTCCATGGCTATGAGTTGCATCTCTTCTACCAACTTTTCTTCGGGTAGATTAACTTTCCCACTTTCGACCCTTTTCTTCAAAGGTGTATCTCCTAAAAGCTGTAACCTATATGATGACAAATTATCAACCCCAAAATCGATGGCAATTTCAATTTGTTCTTTTACATGATCTAATGTCTGGTTGGGTAATCCGTACATCAAATCTGTATTCAGAGTAAATCCTTCTTCTTGTATTTGATAAATGAGTTTTTTAATCTGATGAAAATCGGCTGGTCTCCCCAAAAGATTTCTGGTCTCTTTATCAAAAGCTTGAATACCCAAACTTATTCTATTCACTCCATACTTCTTTAGGAGCTTTAATTTTTCAAGATCAAGATGTCTAACGGTACTTTCAACTGTAAATTCATAGTCTGAAGAAAAACTTAGATACTTCGTCAAGTTTGCTAATATTGCTTCTAGCTGATGATTCTCTAAAACTGTTGGCGTACCTCCTCCAAAAAAGAAAACGTCAAAAGGTGCTTCTTGAAAGTAAGGAAGATGAAAATGATTTTGCATTTGCTTGACCACTAGCTCTGCATAATCAGATTGCTTGGCTGTAGTATATTTATAGAAAGGACAATAATTACATCTAGAAGCACAAAATGGGGTATGAAAATACAATACTCGTTCTGCTTTTCTCGGACTGTTTTCAAACACATTTTCTAAAGAAACTGTGTCAACTTTAGTAGTCATCATAATCTAATGATTTTAGTCACTATCGTTTATAAACAAAGAGAAGAAGAGAGCAAAGCCCCCTTCTTCAAGACACATATAAAAAAGACAAAGATGAAGTAGACAAAAGCGCCATGCCTACTCTGACAGGTTTTCATCTTTGATTGTTCTACCTATTATTCATCGTTTAAATCTACTGTAGTTCAGTATACTCAAACTGTTGATACCCACGCTCGCCTTCAGTATTCAACATCGCTGTGATTCTCATTTTCACCACATTTCCATCTAAATCTTCAATCAAGTAAAATTGGTTTGGAGTAATCGTATAGGTGTACGTTGAGAAATCAAATACTCTCCAAGATGATCCAATTGTAGTTCTTGATGAAGAGAATTCTGGATTCAAAGTTTCTAAATCAACTTCTGTAAATGATGCGAAATCAACACTTGTTTCTAATTCATCAATCAAAGCAACTTTTACTCCTTGATTTTGGATGATGTAGTCCTTGTACGCTACTGCTACTCCTTCCTGACGAGCTGTTGTCTGAGTAAATGCAATATCCCAATCGCCTTTCGCAGGTTCTACTGACACTGCACCACTTTCAAATGACACATAAGAGAAATTATACATCGCATCTTTTTCTACTGTATACATTTCTTGTGTATCAAAAGCATCTGTACTTGCAGTAATTACTTTATAGCCACCATTTTCTTGAAGCACTTGTACCAAAGCCCACGAAGTAGCTGATGAATTTTGTTTGATCACAAAAATTTCATTGTCACTTGCAGTTGAGCTAATCGCAGGGATTGCAGTATCTGTTATAAACTCACTTGGATTATCTACATGACCTTCCATTGTTTGGTAACCACCAGGAAGCATCGCTACTGCTGCCTCAATTGCTTCTGAAGTTAATTCTGACCAATCGTTTATCCCTGTAGTTGCTGCTTCAGCTCCAGCCGCGTAATTGATTTTAGCAACAAACTCACTTCCGTTAGATAAAGCTAAATCCCAAGAGTTATTTGCCACTCTTGTCGTCACAGAATCATTCAAGTTTATATATACCTGATGATCTTGAGCATCGCCACCCATATCTACATTTATAACTGCTCCAATCGGTTCTTCTACTTTAAATGTATCGTCTTCTGAACATGAAGAAAATGCTGTTGCTAAAAATGCTAGTCCGATAAAAGTTGATTGTAATCTCATGATTCTCATTTTATATTTGTTTTCTTGTATTTAGTATGAAGTTTTATCTATGCTTATTTAATTTCTGAAGCTTGTGCTTAAGGCGTATGATAGCCTTAAAAAATATGACCTACCATAACTCACCTGACGGCTCCCTCCGCCAGAATGTGTACCACCTCCTCCACTTGCTCCAATTGTGGTCACATCTAGTAAGTTTTTGATACCACCCGTCAGTGAAAAACCTTTTGGCAATGCTTTTACTAAAGTCAGATCAACCCATTGATAAGGCTCTGTTTCTCCCATAAAAACATTTCCATCTTGATCTGAATAAGGGTCAAAACTTGCTCCTGTATATTTGAAAAATAGAGAAGATCTTAAGCCAATTCTTTTGAAATTGTAACTAAGATTTGTGTTAAAGTCTGGAGTGTAGCTAAAGACATTAGATTGACTTTCATCCAATTGATTTGTCACACCCATCAGGCCAAATCCTACCGTTAATCCAAACTTTTCACCAAAGAATGAGGCATTGGAATTGAAGCCAGTAGACTTCTGACTTAGTAAATTAATGTTGTAGAAGTTACCACTACCATCAGCCGCCGCCGCAGTCGTGATCATATTCTCTAAATCCGTATAGTAGCTTGAAAGCTCTAGTTTTAGGTTATTCTTTTCTGAAATTTGATGCACATAGGTTAACCCTAACTGTACCGTATTGGATGTTTCTGGAATAAGGTCAGGATTGCCAAAAATATTATGGTTATCATCTACAAAATTGTAGTAAAGGTCTTTCAGCTCAGGTGCTCTAAATCCTTTTCCATATCCAGCTCTCAAATTAAGATCTTCAGTAAGTTTATATTTTACATTCAACTGCGGAATAAGCGGTGCATCAAAAAGAGAATTATTGATATATCTGATACCCGGCATAACTTTTAAGTTGTTGAACTTAAATTCTGTAACTGCATAAACTCCT
Coding sequences within:
- a CDS encoding coproporphyrinogen-III oxidase family protein, which gives rise to MMTTKVDTVSLENVFENSPRKAERVLYFHTPFCASRCNYCPFYKYTTAKQSDYAELVVKQMQNHFHLPYFQEAPFDVFFFGGGTPTVLENHQLEAILANLTKYLSFSSDYEFTVESTVRHLDLEKLKLLKKYGVNRISLGIQAFDKETRNLLGRPADFHQIKKLIYQIQEEGFTLNTDLMYGLPNQTLDHVKEQIEIAIDFGVDNLSSYRLQLLGDTPLKKRVESGKVNLPEEKLVEEMQLIAMETAVKGGYVHWNTKNYAKDGKECRYTRTPYGNRDMIPLGSGAGGKIGNFRCFNAPDLASFREKVNEGLFPSMMVKEVTDDLKLAQERLKGILESMQLDLSLFFENTGFSVDPTPLKYLENEGFLETKGEKIRLHTKGILNFQKVYTKISEGIIKI
- a CDS encoding HmuY family protein gives rise to the protein MRLQSTFIGLAFLATAFSSCSEDDTFKVEEPIGAVINVDMGGDAQDHQVYINLNDSVTTRVANNSWDLALSNGSEFVAKINYAAGAEAATTGINDWSELTSEAIEAAVAMLPGGYQTMEGHVDNPSEFITDTAIPAISSTASDNEIFVIKQNSSATSWALVQVLQENGGYKVITASTDAFDTQEMYTVEKDAMYNFSYVSFESGAVSVEPAKGDWDIAFTQTTARQEGVAVAYKDYIIQNQGVKVALIDELETSVDFASFTEVDLETLNPEFSSSRTTIGSSWRVFDFSTYTYTITPNQFYLIEDLDGNVVKMRITAMLNTEGERGYQQFEYTELQ